A region from the candidate division WOR-3 bacterium genome encodes:
- a CDS encoding FMN-binding glutamate synthase family protein yields the protein MISLEDLIVEKHSKNIKKGLEVLPYEVLTQNSALGHYGWTRELIFSTWIMATKGMPPKNKIEYRIGNSGGGFDRLFFKKLINKEDLPEIEEVIDDEEIDLSLDLNRKDYGERIKIPIPFYGAGMSYGSVSLNFMIARAKAARKFNTFTSTGEGGYPPELMEYKENVIVQASTGYFGVREETLQLARIIELKYAQGAKPGLGGHLLSFKVSEDVAKMRETVPHVDIFQPFPFHSVYSVEDHKKHVDFFRTINPNALISVKVSTPIDVDMVSIGIYYAGAHIIHLDGGYGGTGAAPDFAKKNIAMPIELAIPKVHEYLLKEGVRDNVVVMASGRIRTAHDIAKAIALGADGCILGTVEAIAVGCTQCGNCEKGASDRGCQFGIATPDRFLSKFLDVEWASERIVNLYNAFKIELKRILKGLGLKSIRDLRGRKDLLIYYG from the coding sequence ATGATAAGCTTAGAAGATTTAATTGTTGAAAAACATAGTAAAAATATAAAGAAAGGATTAGAGGTTTTACCCTATGAGGTTTTAACACAGAATTCTGCTCTTGGACATTATGGCTGGACAAGGGAACTTATCTTCTCTACATGGATAATGGCTACTAAAGGTATGCCTCCAAAAAATAAAATTGAGTACAGAATAGGTAATAGCGGTGGGGGGTTTGATAGACTTTTTTTCAAGAAACTTATTAATAAAGAGGATTTACCTGAAATTGAAGAAGTTATTGATGATGAAGAAATAGACCTGTCCCTTGACTTAAACAGAAAGGATTATGGTGAAAGGATAAAAATCCCGATTCCCTTTTATGGAGCAGGTATGTCCTATGGTTCTGTGAGTTTAAATTTTATGATTGCAAGAGCAAAAGCTGCAAGGAAATTTAATACCTTCACCTCAACAGGGGAAGGAGGTTATCCACCTGAATTAATGGAATATAAAGAAAATGTTATTGTCCAGGCATCCACAGGTTACTTTGGGGTAAGAGAAGAAACGCTTCAACTTGCAAGAATAATAGAACTTAAATACGCTCAGGGTGCAAAACCGGGGCTTGGAGGGCACTTATTATCTTTTAAGGTTTCAGAAGATGTGGCAAAGATGAGGGAAACAGTTCCCCATGTTGATATTTTTCAGCCCTTTCCTTTTCACAGTGTTTATTCGGTGGAGGATCATAAAAAGCATGTTGATTTTTTTAGAACTATTAATCCAAATGCTTTAATATCCGTTAAAGTTTCAACCCCTATTGATGTGGATATGGTTTCAATAGGAATATATTATGCAGGTGCACACATAATTCATCTTGATGGTGGATACGGGGGAACAGGTGCAGCACCTGATTTTGCTAAAAAAAATATTGCAATGCCAATAGAACTTGCTATACCTAAGGTTCATGAGTATCTTTTAAAGGAAGGTGTAAGGGATAATGTAGTTGTAATGGCAAGTGGCAGAATAAGAACTGCTCATGATATAGCAAAAGCAATAGCACTTGGTGCAGATGGATGTATTCTTGGGACAGTTGAAGCAATTGCAGTGGGATGCACACAGTGTGGAAATTGTGAAAAGGGAGCATCAGATAGAGGGTGTCAGTTTGGAATAGCTACTCCTGATAGATTTTTATCAAAATTTCTGGATGTTGAATGGGCTTCAGAGAGAATTGTTAATTTATATAATGCCTTTAAAATTGAACTTAAAAGAATACTTAAAGGTCTCGGATTAAAAAGTATAAGGGATTTAAGGGGTAGAAAGGATTTACTTATTTACTATGGATAA